From the genome of Pseudanabaena sp. FACHB-2040, one region includes:
- the uraD gene encoding 2-oxo-4-hydroxy-4-carboxy-5-ureidoimidazoline decarboxylase, with amino-acid sequence MTYSLAALNQMDQATFTATLAAVFEDTPAIAAQTWHHRPFSSLKSLHQAMSEIVQAQSLADQLALLRAHPDLGGRVQMADASVQEQASVGLNQLTAEEYEQFLSLNQRYREKFKFPFIMAVAGQTQASILKAFAQRLENSETEEIQQALQEVSKIAWFRLNAWIKES; translated from the coding sequence ATGACCTACTCTCTCGCGGCCCTGAATCAAATGGATCAGGCGACCTTCACGGCAACTCTGGCCGCAGTGTTTGAAGATACCCCTGCGATCGCAGCTCAAACCTGGCATCACCGCCCATTCTCCAGCCTAAAGTCGCTGCATCAGGCCATGTCCGAGATCGTTCAGGCCCAATCTCTAGCCGATCAGCTCGCTTTGCTGCGGGCCCATCCCGATTTGGGCGGCCGGGTGCAAATGGCAGATGCCTCAGTTCAAGAGCAGGCTAGCGTTGGGCTTAATCAGCTCACTGCCGAGGAGTATGAGCAGTTTCTCAGCCTCAACCAGCGCTACCGGGAGAAGTTTAAGTTCCCATTTATCATGGCAGTTGCGGGTCAGACTCAAGCGAGCATTCTCAAAGCCTTTGCTCAAAGACTTGAAAATTCTGAAACTGAAGAAATTCAGCAGGCTCTACAGGAGGTCAGTAAAATTGCCTGGTTTCGCTTAAACGCCTGGATCAAAGAATCTTAG
- a CDS encoding response regulator transcription factor: MKDSSTGEQKQLLLIDDDPNLILLVKDYLEFRGYRVVTAGNGREALDVLEALLPDMIICDVMMPEMDGYTFVQQVREKPETEWIPILFLSAKGQSQDRVKGLNTGADVYMVKPFEPEELVAQVESSLKQASRLIKQQTKSGSSTSAIQVAFDVELTPTELRVVQFVARGMANREIADELQVSQRTIESHVSNMLGKTGLHNRTELARWALENNKA, translated from the coding sequence ATGAAGGATTCCAGTACAGGCGAGCAGAAGCAGCTCCTACTGATTGATGATGATCCCAACTTAATTCTCCTGGTCAAAGATTACCTGGAGTTTCGGGGCTATAGAGTAGTAACTGCAGGCAATGGCCGTGAAGCCTTAGACGTGCTAGAAGCGTTGCTCCCGGACATGATCATCTGTGACGTGATGATGCCGGAAATGGATGGCTATACCTTCGTTCAGCAGGTGCGTGAAAAACCTGAAACCGAATGGATTCCCATCCTGTTTCTCTCAGCCAAGGGACAGAGCCAAGACCGGGTCAAAGGACTCAATACTGGGGCTGATGTCTACATGGTCAAACCCTTTGAGCCCGAAGAACTCGTAGCCCAAGTAGAGTCTTCCCTCAAGCAGGCGTCTCGGCTGATCAAGCAGCAGACCAAGTCAGGCAGCAGCACCTCCGCGATCCAAGTTGCCTTTGATGTCGAGCTAACCCCGACTGAACTGAGAGTGGTGCAGTTTGTAGCTCGCGGGATGGCCAACCGAGAGATTGCCGATGAACTTCAGGTCAGCCAGCGCACAATCGAAAGCCACGTTAGCAATATGCTCGGCAAAACCGGACTGCACAACCGCACCGAACTTGCTCGCTGGGCCCTTGAAAATAACAAAGCCTAG
- a CDS encoding 5-(carboxyamino)imidazole ribonucleotide synthase, which translates to MVQPRLVKRVGVVGGGQLAWMMGPAAQALGLDLVVQTPQQSDPAVAIATQAILAPVTDPQGTAALAQQCDIITFENEFVDLPALQALAAKGTVFYPQLNVLALVLDKFDQRSYFDRIGLPNPRFVSLNSEADLPDLATFAAAVGFPLVLKTRRLGYDGYGTFILKTLDDLQATWQRLDYPPVLIEEFVPFTHELAVMVARSEAGEVAIYPTVETQQVNQVCRRVFAPAAVSPDVEAQVQRIARTLVDQLQAVGIIGIEFFLTPEGKVLINEIAPRTHNSGHYTLDACATSQFEQQLRAVSGLPLGPVSLTCPRAVMVNLLGFESASSDYADQRKALSHLPHSHVYWYGKTQSRSGRKLGHVTVCLELGEDPAAVVQSVEALWYPNPAIKC; encoded by the coding sequence ATGGTGCAGCCTCGTCTTGTGAAACGAGTCGGGGTCGTAGGAGGAGGGCAGTTGGCCTGGATGATGGGGCCAGCAGCGCAAGCGTTAGGTCTGGATCTGGTGGTGCAAACGCCGCAGCAGAGTGATCCGGCGGTTGCGATCGCAACCCAGGCCATCCTCGCGCCCGTCACCGACCCTCAAGGAACAGCGGCCTTAGCACAGCAGTGCGACATCATTACCTTTGAAAACGAGTTTGTTGATTTGCCTGCTCTGCAGGCCCTAGCGGCTAAGGGCACAGTGTTTTACCCCCAGTTAAACGTGCTGGCACTGGTGCTAGACAAGTTTGATCAGCGCAGCTACTTCGATCGCATCGGCCTGCCCAATCCTCGCTTCGTCTCCCTTAACTCCGAGGCCGATCTACCTGATCTAGCGACTTTTGCCGCTGCCGTTGGCTTCCCCCTGGTGCTAAAAACCCGGCGATTGGGCTACGACGGCTACGGCACTTTCATTCTCAAGACCTTAGACGATCTCCAAGCCACCTGGCAGCGCCTCGACTACCCCCCCGTCCTAATCGAGGAATTTGTGCCCTTTACCCATGAATTGGCCGTTATGGTGGCCCGTTCTGAAGCCGGTGAAGTTGCCATTTATCCCACAGTCGAAACCCAACAGGTCAACCAGGTCTGTCGCCGCGTCTTTGCTCCCGCTGCAGTTTCTCCTGACGTAGAAGCTCAGGTGCAGCGCATTGCCCGCACCCTAGTTGACCAACTCCAGGCGGTAGGCATTATCGGCATTGAGTTTTTTTTGACCCCAGAGGGCAAAGTGTTAATCAACGAAATTGCCCCCCGCACCCACAATTCCGGCCACTACACCCTAGATGCCTGCGCTACCTCTCAGTTTGAGCAGCAGCTACGAGCTGTTAGCGGGCTGCCCTTGGGGCCAGTTTCCCTCACCTGTCCTCGGGCAGTCATGGTCAATCTTCTCGGATTTGAGTCTGCCAGCAGCGATTACGCCGATCAGCGAAAAGCTCTCAGCCATCTACCCCATAGTCACGTCTACTGGTACGGTAAAACCCAATCCCGTTCGGGGCGCAAGCTGGGCCATGTCACCGTCTGCTTAGAGCTAGGAGAAGACCCAGCAGCCGTCGTTCAATCAGTTGAAGCGCTCTGGTACCCCAATCCCGCTATAAAGTGTTAG